One window of the Desmospora profundinema genome contains the following:
- a CDS encoding HAD family hydrolase, which produces MKNEWFNVRLIIFDLDGTLYEDTNHFEYFASLLKQMIPSDRQAAFESTYRQILAGDHPVSIGKAYDLKQDAVLTLDPITLRAASVCDWDGNPWTPNRVQDTYPEPVTLDFENIVAIGDGWWLPFAVAKHYGAGNTYPAYVKTKEYLTAHEHLLTRTPGLRSWLEQQGKSKSLVLVTNSEQDDVQRLLSQLDLSGVFHQVVTDARKPAGTTAIFQNLLKEHGVLPEEAVSIGDNFLNEVAPALHLGMKAVLLQPTPAPFAHDRLWVVRSIRDLF; this is translated from the coding sequence TTGAAAAACGAATGGTTCAATGTCCGTTTGATAATTTTTGACCTGGATGGAACCCTGTATGAAGATACAAACCACTTTGAGTATTTTGCTTCGCTGTTAAAACAAATGATTCCTTCCGATCGGCAAGCCGCCTTTGAAAGCACTTATCGACAAATACTGGCGGGCGATCATCCCGTTTCCATCGGCAAGGCCTATGACCTGAAGCAGGATGCCGTCCTCACCCTGGATCCGATCACCCTGCGGGCAGCATCCGTCTGTGACTGGGACGGAAACCCCTGGACCCCGAATCGCGTTCAGGATACGTATCCCGAACCGGTTACCCTCGATTTTGAAAACATCGTCGCCATCGGGGACGGTTGGTGGCTTCCCTTTGCCGTCGCCAAACATTACGGAGCGGGGAACACCTATCCCGCATATGTAAAAACCAAAGAGTATTTGACGGCTCACGAACACCTCCTTACGCGCACTCCCGGACTCCGGAGCTGGCTGGAACAGCAAGGAAAATCGAAATCCCTGGTGTTAGTTACCAACAGCGAACAGGATGACGTTCAGCGTTTGCTCTCCCAGCTGGATCTGTCAGGAGTCTTCCATCAAGTGGTGACGGACGCCCGCAAACCCGCCGGCACGACGGCGATCTTTCAAAACCTGCTGAAAGAACACGGCGTTCTGCCGGAAGAGGCGGTCTCCATCGGAGACAATTTCTTAAACGAAGTGGCTCCTGCCCTTCACCTGGGAATGAAAGCCGTCCTGCTGCAGCCGACCCCGGCTCCATTTGCTCATGATCGGTTATGGGTGGTAAGAAGCATACGCGATCTTTTTTGA
- a CDS encoding phosphate/phosphite/phosphonate ABC transporter substrate-binding protein — MKKVLSVLLSLTMVAVLAACGGQGADGDGGNPDKLVMGFVPSQDSDKIADTVQPLAEQLSEELGIEVEGRVMTNYSALVEAMGSNQVQIGFIPAFGYVLANEKHGVEVILKSERHGSDTYRAQYVVQGDSGIQSLKDLKGKTWAYVDAASTSGYLFPAAQIMDEFDVKDPTTQFFGEVVQAGSHDNALITVYEGEADVATTFEDARTGLEEDYPDIMDKLEVIEYTDEIPNDTISVTKNLDDELVQKIQQAFLRFNDNEEMIQIMNDVYNWDAIREAADEDFDIVRDTFKKFEDSIDLDGS; from the coding sequence ATGAAAAAGGTATTATCTGTACTGTTGTCTCTGACCATGGTGGCCGTATTGGCGGCTTGCGGCGGTCAGGGGGCTGATGGCGACGGAGGAAACCCGGATAAGCTGGTCATGGGGTTCGTTCCGTCTCAAGATTCTGATAAAATAGCCGATACGGTTCAGCCGTTGGCGGAGCAATTGTCCGAGGAACTGGGGATCGAAGTGGAAGGCCGGGTGATGACCAACTACTCCGCCTTGGTGGAAGCGATGGGCAGCAATCAGGTGCAGATCGGATTTATTCCGGCATTCGGGTATGTGCTGGCCAATGAGAAACACGGGGTGGAAGTCATTTTAAAATCAGAGCGTCACGGTAGTGATACCTATCGTGCCCAATACGTGGTGCAGGGGGATTCCGGCATCCAATCCCTGAAGGACTTAAAAGGGAAAACGTGGGCGTATGTGGATGCTGCCTCCACCAGCGGCTACCTGTTCCCGGCCGCTCAGATCATGGACGAGTTTGACGTAAAAGATCCGACGACCCAGTTTTTTGGTGAAGTGGTACAGGCCGGTAGTCATGACAACGCTCTGATCACCGTTTACGAAGGGGAGGCCGATGTGGCCACCACCTTTGAAGATGCGCGGACTGGCTTGGAAGAGGATTACCCGGATATCATGGATAAGTTGGAAGTGATTGAATATACGGATGAGATTCCCAATGACACCATCTCTGTCACCAAAAATCTGGATGACGAACTGGTACAAAAAATCCAGCAGGCGTTTCTCCGTTTCAACGACAACGAAGAGATGATTCAAATCATGAATGACGTGTACAACTGGGATGCCATCCGTGAAGCGGCGGATGAGGATTTTGACATCGTCCGCGATACCTTTAAAAAGTTTGAGGACTCCATCGATCTCGACGGCAGCTGA
- the phnC gene encoding phosphonate ABC transporter ATP-binding protein, with protein MIQFKDVSLVYPNGTQGLKNVNLSIGEGEFIVVVGLSGAGKSTLIRSINRLVTPTDGQLWVDGENIISYKGKQLRRLRTKVGIIFQNYNLVKRSSVMRNVISGRLGHTGTIRSILNLYPKEDVNLAYESLKRVNIEEKVYQRADQLSGGQQQRVSIARVLTQQPSIILADEPVASLDPPTSHQVMRYLKKINREDNITTLVNLHYIDMAMEYADRIIGMRAGEVVFDGPTSQVTEKTFEEIYGRPIREEDKRGGEVQHA; from the coding sequence GTGATTCAGTTTAAAGATGTTTCGCTGGTCTATCCCAATGGGACGCAAGGCTTGAAAAACGTCAACCTATCCATCGGCGAAGGGGAATTTATTGTGGTGGTGGGGCTTTCCGGAGCGGGGAAATCCACCTTGATCCGCAGTATCAACCGCTTGGTTACTCCCACCGATGGTCAACTGTGGGTGGATGGAGAGAACATCATCTCCTACAAGGGAAAACAGCTGCGTCGACTCCGAACCAAAGTGGGTATTATTTTTCAAAACTACAACCTGGTGAAACGTTCCTCGGTGATGAGAAATGTGATTTCCGGCCGTCTGGGGCATACCGGCACCATCCGCAGTATTCTGAATCTGTACCCCAAGGAAGATGTCAACCTCGCTTATGAGAGTCTGAAGCGGGTGAATATTGAGGAAAAGGTGTACCAACGGGCGGATCAGCTTTCCGGCGGCCAGCAGCAGCGTGTCAGTATTGCCAGGGTATTGACTCAGCAACCGTCGATCATCTTGGCGGACGAGCCGGTGGCCAGCCTGGACCCGCCGACCTCCCATCAGGTGATGCGTTACCTGAAAAAGATCAACCGTGAGGACAATATTACCACCTTGGTCAATCTGCACTACATCGACATGGCGATGGAGTATGCCGACCGGATTATCGGGATGCGGGCGGGAGAAGTGGTATTCGACGGGCCTACCAGCCAGGTGACGGAAAAAACCTTTGAAGAAATCTATGGTCGTCCGATCCGTGAGGAGGACAAGCGGGGAGGAGAAGTGCAGCATGCCTAA
- the phnE gene encoding phosphonate ABC transporter, permease protein PhnE, which yields MPKTVSVPHAEPFSGSIVSGREKKRITLIFGVVFGLYLWTSVETESTVTDLIAGLPHIWNMVGQLFPPNWDYVSQVWPKLLETIQMAVIATTIAAILCIPFCLLAARNVTSIPWIHHPAKLFLNALRTIPDLILAVVFVGIFGIGVFSGILALIIFSFGILTKLISETIESIDPQPLEAIRASGGNAFQIIAYAVVPQVLPQFCSFSLYVFEINVRASVVLGFVGAGGIGLLLQQQIAFLRYPNVMTLILIIFFVVLAIEYISGKIRERLV from the coding sequence ATGCCTAAGACCGTTTCCGTCCCCCATGCCGAGCCATTTTCCGGGAGCATCGTTTCCGGCAGGGAAAAAAAGCGAATCACCCTCATTTTCGGGGTGGTGTTTGGCCTCTACTTGTGGACATCCGTTGAAACCGAATCGACGGTTACCGACCTCATCGCCGGATTGCCTCATATTTGGAACATGGTGGGGCAGCTCTTCCCGCCCAACTGGGATTATGTTTCCCAGGTATGGCCCAAGTTGCTGGAGACGATCCAGATGGCGGTGATCGCCACCACCATCGCGGCCATCCTGTGTATCCCATTTTGCCTGCTGGCGGCCCGTAATGTGACCAGCATCCCATGGATCCATCACCCCGCCAAACTCTTTCTCAATGCGCTCCGCACCATCCCTGATCTGATCCTGGCAGTGGTGTTTGTCGGCATCTTCGGGATTGGTGTCTTTTCCGGCATTTTGGCCCTGATCATCTTTTCCTTTGGTATCCTGACCAAGCTCATCAGTGAAACCATCGAGTCGATCGATCCGCAGCCGTTGGAAGCGATCCGGGCATCCGGAGGGAATGCATTTCAGATCATCGCCTATGCGGTCGTTCCTCAGGTGCTGCCCCAGTTTTGCTCCTTTAGTCTGTATGTGTTTGAGATTAATGTGCGGGCGTCTGTCGTCCTCGGTTTTGTGGGAGCGGGGGGGATCGGACTTCTGTTGCAGCAGCAGATTGCGTTCCTGCGCTATCCCAATGTGATGACGTTGATACTCATTATTTTCTTCGTGGTACTGGCGATAGAATATATAAGCGGTAAAATCCGAGAGAGGTTGGTTTGA
- the phnE gene encoding phosphonate ABC transporter, permease protein PhnE: MTSIPKPKRTWKQITVRWIIAVAVATLYLWVFTSIDVKWERVFSERTIDNLDRVIPQMLSPDFGAFGKVMEKMMETLFIAYTGTLMASILAVPIAFLAASNMVKNRVLRSIGSGILSGIRTFPELLLALIFVAAVGPNPFAGVLAIAINSIGMLGKLYAEAIEAIEMNVVEAMSANGANKTQTLFYGIIPQIIPQFLSYAIYRFEIDVRASTILGIIGAGGIGTLITIAVANRNWSEIGMILLVIIVVVVLIDYLSAAIRKRIV, translated from the coding sequence ATGACGAGCATACCCAAACCGAAACGCACCTGGAAACAGATCACGGTCCGTTGGATTATCGCCGTCGCCGTCGCCACCCTCTACCTATGGGTGTTTACCAGCATCGACGTCAAATGGGAGCGGGTATTCAGCGAGCGGACCATCGACAATTTGGACCGTGTCATTCCGCAGATGCTGTCCCCTGATTTCGGCGCTTTCGGAAAAGTGATGGAAAAGATGATGGAAACCTTGTTCATCGCCTACACCGGCACCTTAATGGCATCCATCCTGGCGGTTCCCATCGCTTTTCTGGCAGCGTCCAACATGGTGAAAAACCGGGTGCTGCGCAGTATCGGGAGCGGCATCCTCAGCGGGATCCGGACGTTTCCGGAACTGCTCCTGGCTTTGATTTTCGTTGCCGCCGTCGGTCCCAATCCCTTTGCCGGGGTATTGGCGATTGCGATCAACTCCATCGGGATGCTGGGGAAATTGTACGCGGAAGCGATTGAAGCGATTGAGATGAACGTGGTGGAGGCGATGAGCGCCAATGGTGCCAACAAGACACAGACGTTGTTTTACGGGATTATTCCGCAAATCATCCCGCAATTTTTGTCCTACGCCATCTATCGCTTTGAAATCGATGTCCGCGCCTCCACCATCCTGGGGATCATCGGTGCCGGCGGCATCGGCACGCTGATCACGATCGCCGTCGCCAACCGCAACTGGTCGGAAATCGGCATGATCCTGTTGGTGATCATTGTGGTCGTCGTTCTGATCGACTACTTGAGCGCCGCTATCCGTAAGCGGATTGTGTGA
- the chrA gene encoding chromate efflux transporter codes for MEKPGLWTIFWTYTLIGLQGWGGPAAQIQVIHEDAVEKKKWIDNERFKDAFAVCGMLPGPEAAELCMYVGYRQRGILGGILAGLGFMLPNFILITLLAWAYFQYAATSEIAQSLLYGVKPVMVAIVLFSLYRIAHKFGVLQERKKIFITLLMVTLTFITRMDLIFLLLVMGFVYMILVRSFENKRYSIHDMPLWAMTSIGAASVTTSLSLLFLKVGALSFGGAYTVLALLQFEAVDNYGWLTTEQYIDGLAINELTPGPLIMVAAFVGYAASGFWGAILATFFIFLPAFSIILIGAPYFDKIRENKKLKRYLAGVSAAVVGLIASFLIRLSLDVFHDWGSVMIAVITLGLLFKLKWKIWQVFLSALALGMVMILI; via the coding sequence ATGGAGAAACCCGGTTTATGGACGATCTTTTGGACTTATACCCTTATTGGATTGCAAGGCTGGGGTGGTCCGGCTGCTCAAATTCAGGTCATTCATGAGGATGCGGTTGAAAAGAAAAAATGGATTGATAATGAACGGTTTAAAGATGCCTTTGCAGTTTGCGGAATGTTACCGGGACCCGAAGCTGCCGAACTTTGTATGTATGTTGGGTATCGGCAACGTGGCATTCTAGGTGGTATTTTGGCCGGATTAGGATTTATGTTACCCAACTTTATATTAATCACCCTTTTGGCTTGGGCTTATTTTCAATACGCTGCGACCTCTGAAATTGCTCAAAGCTTATTATATGGTGTAAAACCGGTAATGGTTGCGATCGTTTTATTCAGCCTTTACCGAATTGCCCACAAGTTTGGGGTTCTACAGGAGCGTAAAAAAATCTTCATCACCCTATTGATGGTGACATTAACTTTTATTACACGAATGGACCTCATATTTTTGCTATTAGTGATGGGCTTCGTTTATATGATCCTCGTCCGTTCTTTTGAGAATAAAAGATATAGCATCCATGATATGCCGCTCTGGGCAATGACTTCAATCGGAGCGGCATCGGTAACGACTAGTCTGTCCTTATTATTTTTAAAAGTCGGAGCGCTTAGCTTTGGTGGAGCTTACACTGTTTTAGCACTATTACAATTTGAAGCGGTAGATAATTACGGTTGGTTAACCACGGAACAGTATATTGATGGATTAGCGATTAACGAACTGACACCCGGTCCTTTGATTATGGTGGCTGCTTTTGTTGGATATGCTGCATCCGGTTTTTGGGGAGCCATTTTAGCCACTTTTTTCATCTTTTTGCCAGCTTTTTCGATCATACTGATTGGGGCTCCTTACTTTGATAAAATAAGAGAAAACAAAAAATTGAAGCGATATCTAGCGGGTGTGAGCGCTGCTGTCGTTGGTTTAATCGCCAGCTTTCTCATCCGATTATCATTAGACGTTTTTCATGATTGGGGAAGCGTCATGATTGCCGTGATCACTCTGGGATTGTTATTTAAATTAAAATGGAAAATTTGGCAAGTATTCCTATCGGCGTTGGCTTTAGGAATGGTGATGATCCTTATTTAA